TGAGTCAGTGCTTAAACAGAGACGAGCATGGTGTCATTTATCAGTAAAGCAACGGGAGAATGCTGTGTTGTGTTAGCACATCGGCTAGCTAAGAACGGATTCATACGTTACAGCAGTGGTTAACGTTTGTCATCGTCAGCTATTACAGCTCTTTGTCTCTGAATCAGAAAAACGTCAGTACCAGAAACTGTGCAAGTCGTGACCGGCTCACGGAGCTTTACCTCCGACACGTCATCCCGCTGCCTCAGAGGACCTTACCTGACAGCCGCTGGGGCAGGAGGGTGAGGAAGACCCGGAGGGAAGAGACACCGGCCCGTCACAGGTCAGGCCATAATAGGTCTGTTAGTGTGTTTCAGTAGTTTACCTGTCAGAAATGGACGGTTAACATGACCTTTAATGTACGTTTGTAACCTTGATTAGTCAGAAAGCGTATAGTGCTAATGATTCACAAACACCAGTAGTGGATGGAATAGACCCATTAACAGTTTCTTTCCAGCAGAGATTAGATAACACAAAGCACATCTATCTGGTATTAACACTTTCTGCAATGAGTCTGGATACTGACTCCTaccattttttaaaattttctcTTTGAGTAATGACCACAGGAAAAGGCCAATCGTATTCGATGGCAGTTCATCTCACTCTGGCCCTCTCAAAGTAAAGAAACCAGAAGGAGCCACAGTCTCGGCCACAGGGGTCACGGATCGGTTAAAACCCCCTCCAGCTGCTAACCTGTCTA
This genomic interval from Betta splendens chromosome 21, fBetSpl5.4, whole genome shotgun sequence contains the following:
- the c21h2orf49 gene encoding ashwin isoform X1, which translates into the protein MAASTGQAGKSGSTSDVDVLLHPELLSQPFMELLLNEKNVSTRNCASRDRLTELYLRHVIPLPQRTLPDSRWGRRVRKTRREETPARHRSGHNSNDHRKRPIVFDGSSSHSGPLKVKKPEGATVSATGVTDRLKPPPAANLSNPVRRLSSSTSSSSSSSSFHSSTDVANLKRQANNSGGPKSPEVKKKIQHVTWP
- the c21h2orf49 gene encoding ashwin isoform X2 encodes the protein MAASTGQAGKSGSTSDVDVLLHPELLSQPFMELLLNEKNVSTRNCASRDRLTELYLRHVIPLPQRTLPDSRWGRRVRKTRREETPARHSNDHRKRPIVFDGSSSHSGPLKVKKPEGATVSATGVTDRLKPPPAANLSNPVRRLSSSTSSSSSSSSFHSSTDVANLKRQANNSGGPKSPEVKKKIQHVTWP